The proteins below come from a single Halothiobacillus neapolitanus c2 genomic window:
- a CDS encoding NUDIX hydrolase, producing the protein MNPITHRPLSAITVAGIIFREERFLLVKELIDGQIKLNQPAGHVEPGESLIEAVKREVLEETQHHFHPEALLGVYHHNPATGHRIMRVAIIGSVDPSPDLSLPLDATIQSIEWLTKEEISARQADLRSPFVLRCIEDFQQGQCFDLAALHSLTGIKT; encoded by the coding sequence ATGAATCCCATCACCCATCGCCCCCTGTCTGCCATTACCGTTGCTGGCATCATTTTTCGTGAGGAACGATTTCTGCTGGTAAAGGAATTGATTGACGGGCAAATCAAACTCAATCAGCCTGCCGGACACGTCGAACCGGGTGAAAGCCTTATCGAAGCCGTCAAACGGGAAGTTCTGGAAGAAACGCAACATCACTTCCACCCTGAGGCCTTATTGGGGGTTTATCACCATAATCCGGCTACGGGTCACAGAATCATGCGGGTAGCCATCATCGGCAGCGTCGACCCCTCACCCGATCTGTCTTTACCCCTGGATGCGACCATACAATCGATAGAATGGCTTACAAAAGAGGAAATCAGCGCAAGGCAGGCCGACCTTCGCTCGCCTTTCGTCCTGCGCTGCATCGAGGATTTCCAGCAGGGGCAATGCTTTGATCTTGCCGCGCTTCATTCCTTGACTGGAATAAAAACATGA